Proteins encoded within one genomic window of Amorphoplanes friuliensis DSM 7358:
- a CDS encoding sensor histidine kinase yields MRLRPTLRLRLTLLNGILLVGAGAILVLLAWLLVGDALHPADELQAGTQVLLSDGRRLDALTWQTQLVDRASRELLLKGLLALFAIGLIGIAGAYAVAGRALRPLHFVTATAQRLGEETLDQRIRYSGADDEVAELARTFDAMLDRLAGAFESQKRFVANASHELRTPLAVMRTEIDVTLSDDEADVAEYRRMAKVVRNASERANGLVDALLVLARSEAQSGRRLVRKVPADLATSVYNALSAVKAEAERMKLDVTTDLQAAPVVGDPSLLDRLAGNLIENAIRYNHLMGKLWLRTQNVDGHALLVVGNTGYEVDPGDVPGLFEPFRRGGWERTGSRGSGLGLSIVRAVCDAHGGTVSAVAQNGGGLEVTVSLPAADTTPVVAATATVPRTKGLGVAPG; encoded by the coding sequence ATGCGGCTCCGGCCGACCCTCCGGCTCCGGCTGACCCTGCTGAACGGCATCCTGCTCGTCGGCGCCGGTGCCATCCTCGTCCTGCTGGCCTGGCTCCTCGTCGGCGACGCGCTCCACCCGGCCGACGAGCTGCAGGCCGGCACCCAGGTGCTGCTGTCCGACGGCCGCCGGCTCGACGCCCTCACGTGGCAGACCCAGCTCGTCGACCGCGCCTCCCGCGAACTGCTGCTCAAGGGGCTGCTCGCGCTCTTTGCCATCGGCCTGATCGGCATCGCCGGCGCGTACGCCGTCGCCGGCCGCGCCCTGCGACCCCTCCACTTCGTCACCGCCACCGCCCAGCGGCTCGGCGAGGAAACCCTCGACCAGCGCATTCGTTACTCCGGCGCCGACGACGAGGTGGCCGAGCTGGCCCGTACCTTCGACGCGATGCTCGACCGGCTCGCCGGCGCCTTCGAGTCCCAGAAACGCTTCGTGGCCAACGCGTCGCACGAGCTGCGTACGCCCCTGGCCGTCATGCGTACCGAAATCGACGTGACCCTCAGCGACGACGAGGCCGACGTCGCCGAATACCGCCGCATGGCCAAAGTTGTCCGCAACGCCTCCGAACGCGCCAACGGCCTCGTCGACGCCCTGCTCGTCCTGGCCCGCAGCGAAGCCCAGTCCGGCCGCCGCCTGGTCCGCAAGGTCCCCGCCGACCTGGCCACCAGCGTCTACAACGCGCTCTCAGCGGTCAAAGCCGAAGCCGAACGCATGAAACTCGACGTCACCACCGACCTCCAGGCCGCCCCTGTCGTCGGCGACCCGAGCCTCCTCGACCGCCTCGCGGGCAACCTCATCGAGAACGCGATCCGCTACAACCACCTGATGGGCAAACTCTGGCTCCGCACCCAGAACGTCGACGGCCACGCCCTGCTGGTCGTCGGCAACACCGGTTATGAGGTCGACCCGGGCGACGTGCCCGGCCTCTTCGAACCGTTCCGCCGCGGCGGCTGGGAACGCACCGGCTCGCGGGGCTCGGGTCTTGGCCTTTCGATCGTCCGCGCGGTCTGCGACGCCCACGGCGGGACGGTGTCCGCGGTCGCCCAGA
- a CDS encoding response regulator transcription factor produces the protein MRVLVVEDERNLCDAIARGLRRKGMAVDVAYDGLTGHEMAYVTRYDVVVLDRDLPGMHGDEICAALVASGALTRVLMLTASVTVADRVEGLQLGADDYLPKPFAFEELVARVQALGRRATPAAPPVLTVGDLVLDQARRVVTRGGAPIDLTNKEFGVLEELLKARGGVVSSEELLERVWDANTDPFTTTVRVTVMTLRKKVGDPPLIETVVGAGYRVPEPVVVMPAGGGA, from the coding sequence GTGCGCGTGCTGGTGGTGGAAGACGAGCGGAACCTCTGCGATGCGATCGCGCGAGGGCTCCGCCGCAAAGGCATGGCGGTCGACGTCGCTTACGACGGCCTGACCGGCCATGAGATGGCCTACGTGACCCGGTACGACGTGGTGGTGCTGGACCGGGACCTTCCGGGCATGCACGGCGACGAGATCTGCGCCGCACTGGTCGCCTCCGGTGCGCTGACCCGCGTCCTGATGCTCACGGCGAGCGTCACCGTCGCGGACCGCGTCGAAGGCCTGCAGCTGGGCGCCGACGACTACCTGCCCAAGCCCTTCGCCTTCGAGGAGCTCGTCGCCCGCGTCCAGGCCCTCGGCCGGCGAGCCACCCCGGCCGCGCCGCCGGTGCTGACCGTCGGCGACCTCGTCCTCGACCAGGCCCGGCGCGTGGTGACCCGCGGCGGCGCGCCCATCGACCTGACGAACAAGGAGTTCGGCGTCCTCGAGGAGCTCCTCAAGGCCCGCGGCGGTGTCGTCTCCAGCGAAGAACTGCTCGAACGCGTCTGGGACGCCAACACCGACCCGTTCACCACGACGGTCCGGGTCACGGTGATGACCCTGCGCAAGAAAGTCGGCGACCCACCCCTGATCGAAACGGTGGTCGGCGCGGGATACCGCGTCCCCGAGCCCGTCGTCGTGATGCCCGCCGGCGGCGGGGCGTGA